A portion of the Streptomyces sp. NBC_00376 genome contains these proteins:
- a CDS encoding LLM class flavin-dependent oxidoreductase, giving the protein MTRGRRIEEQVLILRALWARQVIDVEGEFDRVVGVGLEPRPPQQPIPVWMGGWSDIVLDLIGRMADAWCHGSEWEPDVPRKFEVIATAAERAGRLASDIGLEGTVECRSWTTTAPRRSRRRSSRRRRS; this is encoded by the coding sequence CTGACGCGCGGACGACGGATCGAGGAACAGGTGTTGATCCTGCGTGCCTTGTGGGCGCGTCAGGTCATCGATGTCGAAGGCGAGTTCGACCGTGTGGTCGGCGTAGGCCTTGAGCCACGGCCGCCGCAGCAACCGATCCCTGTGTGGATGGGCGGGTGGAGCGACATCGTGTTGGACCTCATCGGCCGGATGGCCGACGCTTGGTGCCACGGCAGCGAATGGGAACCAGACGTCCCCAGGAAGTTCGAAGTGATCGCCACCGCCGCTGAGCGAGCCGGCCGCCTGGCCTCCGACATCGGCCTGGAGGGTACAGTCGAGTGCCGAAGCTGGACTACTACCGCGCCAAGGCGCTCCAGGAGAAGATCCTCGCGGCGCCGTCGCAGCTGA
- a CDS encoding 3-hydroxyacyl-CoA dehydrogenase NAD-binding domain-containing protein, with product MEWFFVAIAAIVGAGVIGISWARLFGAAGWEVRVSDPRPDLQDVLDQHLAGLLVTASADLAEAAADADFVQESGPERIPVKEEMFATLAAHTRDDVVLASSSSSLLPSVIAKGNPAADRMVIGHPFNPPELMPLVEVVPGPETSVRSVDRAMAVYQELGKVPIRLKKEIPGFVGNRLQKVLDDQAAYLVQQGVIDVADLDDLVRASLGLRYATIGPFQSGVLGGGPEGMRHLVTHVASQMTFEIGEPDPAGMGSVLDEVEQTYGTGEAAYERLAELRDNRTRAVLRLLGWPEPPATADGGQ from the coding sequence TTGGAGTGGTTCTTCGTGGCCATAGCAGCGATCGTCGGTGCTGGAGTGATCGGGATCTCGTGGGCGCGGCTGTTCGGCGCAGCGGGCTGGGAGGTGCGAGTGAGCGACCCTCGTCCCGATCTTCAGGACGTACTGGACCAGCATCTCGCCGGACTGCTGGTGACCGCGTCCGCCGATCTGGCAGAGGCCGCCGCAGACGCGGACTTCGTGCAGGAATCCGGGCCGGAACGGATTCCAGTCAAGGAGGAAATGTTCGCGACCCTCGCCGCGCACACCCGCGACGACGTGGTGCTGGCGTCCTCCTCGTCCTCCCTGCTGCCGTCCGTCATCGCCAAGGGCAACCCGGCGGCCGACCGCATGGTGATCGGTCACCCGTTTAACCCGCCAGAGCTCATGCCCTTGGTGGAGGTGGTGCCTGGGCCGGAGACATCCGTGCGGTCTGTCGACCGGGCGATGGCGGTCTACCAAGAGCTGGGCAAGGTGCCGATCCGACTCAAGAAGGAGATACCGGGGTTCGTCGGCAACCGCCTTCAAAAGGTCCTCGACGACCAGGCCGCCTACCTCGTCCAGCAGGGCGTGATCGACGTGGCGGACCTTGACGACCTGGTCCGGGCATCGCTCGGTCTCCGGTATGCCACGATCGGCCCGTTCCAGAGCGGGGTTCTCGGCGGCGGCCCGGAGGGGATGCGGCACCTCGTGACACATGTCGCCTCCCAGATGACCTTCGAGATCGGCGAGCCGGACCCTGCCGGTATGGGGAGCGTGCTCGACGAGGTCGAGCAGACCTACGGTACTGGCGAGGCGGCCTACGAGCGGCTGGCGGAACTCCGCGACAACCGCACGCGCGCCGTCCTCAGGCTGCTGGGCTGGCCAGAGCCTCCGGCCACGGCCGACGGAGGGCAGTGA
- a CDS encoding LLM class flavin-dependent oxidoreductase: MASAFPDCAQRTAAAYSVNTEFHEPLTTIAHLSALCTDLGFSTGVLICPQRQTALVAKQAAQVDILTGGRLRLWIGVGWNPVEHEAMGGRLPDARTTDRGTGVDPACLVGASGHRCRRRVRPCGRRRP; this comes from the coding sequence ATGGCCTCCGCATTCCCGGACTGTGCACAACGGACGGCGGCGGCCTACTCGGTGAACACCGAGTTCCACGAGCCGCTGACGACCATCGCCCACCTCTCGGCCCTCTGCACGGACCTCGGCTTTTCGACCGGCGTACTGATCTGTCCACAGCGGCAGACGGCGCTCGTCGCGAAGCAGGCTGCACAGGTCGACATCCTCACCGGTGGACGGTTGCGACTCTGGATCGGCGTGGGCTGGAATCCGGTCGAGCACGAAGCAATGGGGGGCCGACTTCCTGACGCGCGGACGACGGATCGAGGAACAGGTGTTGATCCTGCGTGCCTTGTGGGCGCGTCAGGTCATCGATGTCGAAGGCGAGTTCGACCGTGTGGTCGGCGTAGGCCTTGA
- a CDS encoding acyl-CoA dehydrogenase family protein: protein MVQPPVLGGPEETDYYLLGELLTEEQQQLRHRVREFMDREVSPVINPYWERAEFPHALVPKLAELGIAGFQIPGYGCPGMSNVTAGVVIMELARGDLSMSTFMGVHSALAMTSVALLGSEEQKQRFLPAMARMEKIGAFGLTEPAHGTDVVKLQTTARRDGDSYVLNGYKRWIGNATFADYVIIWARGDDGHVGGYVVEKGTAGFDPQVITGKTALRCVQNAQISLRDVRVPAENKLAGGETFRDTEKVLLASRYCVAWESIGAAIAGYETALAYAKERKQFGMPLAAFQLIQYRLARMLADITSMVCMQSRLAQLMDEGKYSMPQVALAKMHYTERARAILSDARDMLGGNGIILDYHVARHLCDIEAIDTYEGTDSVQALIVGRDITGYNAFAPVTPNPSH, encoded by the coding sequence GTGGTGCAGCCACCGGTGCTGGGCGGCCCGGAGGAGACCGACTACTACCTGCTGGGGGAGCTCCTCACGGAAGAGCAGCAGCAGCTTCGGCACAGGGTCCGGGAGTTCATGGACCGGGAGGTCAGCCCGGTCATCAACCCCTACTGGGAGCGCGCCGAGTTTCCGCACGCGCTGGTGCCCAAACTGGCGGAGCTGGGGATCGCGGGCTTCCAGATTCCCGGTTACGGATGCCCGGGGATGAGCAATGTGACGGCCGGGGTCGTGATCATGGAGCTGGCTCGCGGCGACCTGAGCATGTCCACGTTCATGGGCGTGCACTCGGCCCTGGCCATGACTTCCGTGGCCTTGCTGGGTTCGGAGGAGCAGAAGCAGCGGTTCCTGCCGGCCATGGCGCGGATGGAGAAGATTGGTGCCTTCGGTCTGACCGAGCCCGCGCACGGCACGGACGTGGTCAAGCTTCAGACGACCGCCCGCCGGGACGGCGACTCCTATGTGCTCAATGGGTACAAACGGTGGATCGGCAACGCCACTTTTGCCGACTACGTGATCATCTGGGCCCGCGGGGACGACGGGCACGTGGGCGGCTACGTGGTCGAGAAAGGCACTGCAGGGTTCGATCCGCAAGTCATCACGGGCAAGACGGCGCTGCGCTGTGTGCAGAACGCCCAAATATCCCTCAGGGACGTCCGCGTGCCCGCCGAGAACAAGCTCGCCGGTGGCGAGACCTTCCGCGACACCGAGAAGGTCCTGCTGGCCTCGCGCTACTGCGTGGCGTGGGAGTCGATCGGCGCGGCCATCGCGGGTTACGAGACCGCACTGGCCTACGCCAAGGAGCGCAAGCAGTTCGGGATGCCGTTGGCTGCCTTCCAGCTCATCCAGTACCGGCTGGCGCGGATGCTGGCGGACATCACCAGCATGGTGTGCATGCAGTCCCGGCTCGCCCAGTTGATGGACGAGGGCAAGTACTCGATGCCGCAGGTGGCGCTGGCCAAGATGCACTACACCGAACGCGCGCGGGCCATCCTCTCAGACGCCCGCGACATGCTCGGCGGCAACGGGATCATCCTCGACTACCACGTGGCCCGGCACCTGTGCGACATCGAGGCCATCGACACCTACGAGGGCACCGACTCGGTGCAGGCACTGATCGTCGGCCGCGACATCACCGGCTACAACGCCTTCGCCCCGGTAACACCGAACCCGAGCCACTGA
- a CDS encoding SDR family oxidoreductase, whose amino-acid sequence MGERKKVAHQAAKSGLVWLTRHAASLAGRQGAHCNLLSPGVTLTASALATTTEERRYEALASIRSPRLGKSEDMAAMVAFLFSDDDAFINCRSFLVDGGAHLSREPGPVTRCQLAGFRFVPLSVATRRFHAVATPAGGGSWEPMPKMEKIRYETSRYKRSVHQVHRDFCRPVPVRLCRDGLRGRRCAAGGGRLPSGGRRWGPQ is encoded by the coding sequence GTGGGCGAGCGGAAGAAAGTGGCCCATCAGGCGGCCAAGAGCGGCCTCGTGTGGCTCACGCGCCACGCGGCGAGCCTCGCGGGAAGGCAAGGAGCGCACTGCAACTTGCTCTCACCCGGCGTAACCCTCACGGCCTCGGCCCTGGCGACGACGACCGAGGAGCGGAGGTACGAAGCCTTGGCATCCATACGCTCCCCGCGTCTCGGCAAGTCCGAGGACATGGCAGCGATGGTGGCGTTCCTCTTCTCGGACGACGACGCCTTCATCAACTGCCGGTCGTTCCTGGTCGACGGCGGCGCGCACTTGAGCCGAGAGCCGGGCCCGGTGACTCGATGTCAGCTGGCCGGCTTTCGCTTCGTCCCCCTGTCCGTGGCCACGAGGAGGTTCCACGCCGTGGCAACACCAGCAGGCGGCGGCTCATGGGAGCCTATGCCCAAGATGGAAAAGATTCGTTATGAAACGTCCCGTTACAAGCGTTCTGTCCATCAGGTTCACCGAGACTTTTGCCGTCCGGTACCCGTTCGTCTGTGCCGGGATGGCCTTCGCGGGCGGCGCTGCGCAGCTGGCGGTGGCCGTCTCCCTAGCGGGGGGCGTCGGTGGGGGCCGCAATGA
- a CDS encoding flavin-dependent oxidoreductase: MRVTVVGGGIAGLTCALSLHAAGFEPQVYEAARTVEAIGVGINLLPHAVRELSELGLAGELESVALSPRRLSYRGRSGEVVWEEPLGLAAGYRWPQHSVHRGRLQMLLLAAVRERLGPDSVRTGLLFQRFEQTAGDVRAHFIDRSSGSPSAADADVLVGADGIDSAVRAQLHPGESAPQWNGVHMWRGVARHPHVLDGRSIVVAGGTPGAKFVAYPIENPANADGEALVNWVLEVRHGPSAPPPDGPGRRITAAQARAGLSSWNLPWIDLPMLAERSSAIYEYPMLDRDPLPRWSFGRVTLLGDAAHPMFPMGMNGGSQSVVDARVLAWCLARENDPAAALRRYDRMRRPVVNAVVLANRALGPEEIIARAADHGGALPAGQAEKIADHYRQLTRATVGQVNTHASWTVPLSAADPAH; the protein is encoded by the coding sequence ATGAGAGTGACCGTCGTCGGCGGAGGCATCGCCGGGCTGACCTGTGCCCTGAGCCTGCACGCCGCCGGTTTCGAGCCACAGGTGTACGAAGCGGCGCGGACGGTCGAGGCGATCGGCGTGGGGATCAACCTGCTGCCGCACGCTGTCAGGGAGCTATCCGAACTCGGGCTGGCCGGTGAGCTGGAATCCGTCGCGCTGTCACCTCGTCGGCTGAGCTACCGCGGCCGGTCGGGCGAAGTGGTCTGGGAGGAGCCGCTGGGACTCGCGGCCGGATACCGCTGGCCGCAGCATTCCGTCCACCGTGGGCGTCTGCAGATGCTGCTGCTCGCGGCGGTGCGTGAGCGACTGGGGCCGGACTCGGTCCGTACCGGCCTGCTGTTCCAGCGATTCGAGCAGACCGCGGGTGACGTCCGCGCCCACTTCATCGACCGGTCGAGCGGATCGCCCTCGGCCGCTGACGCAGACGTGCTGGTCGGGGCCGACGGCATAGACTCCGCAGTCCGCGCCCAGCTCCACCCGGGCGAGAGCGCCCCGCAGTGGAACGGCGTCCACATGTGGCGCGGCGTCGCGCGCCACCCGCACGTCCTCGACGGCCGTTCGATCGTCGTGGCCGGGGGCACCCCCGGCGCCAAGTTCGTCGCCTACCCCATCGAGAACCCCGCGAACGCGGATGGCGAAGCCCTGGTGAACTGGGTGCTGGAGGTCCGGCACGGGCCGTCCGCCCCGCCTCCGGACGGCCCCGGCCGTCGCATCACGGCGGCTCAGGCACGCGCCGGGCTGTCGTCCTGGAACCTGCCGTGGATCGACCTCCCGATGCTCGCCGAGCGCTCCTCAGCGATCTACGAGTACCCGATGCTCGACCGCGACCCATTGCCGCGCTGGAGCTTCGGGAGGGTCACCCTGCTCGGCGATGCCGCACACCCGATGTTCCCCATGGGAATGAACGGGGGATCGCAGTCCGTCGTTGACGCCCGTGTACTGGCCTGGTGCCTGGCCCGGGAGAATGACCCCGCCGCCGCGCTCCGCCGCTACGACCGGATGCGTCGGCCGGTCGTCAACGCTGTCGTGCTGGCCAACCGGGCCCTGGGACCGGAAGAGATCATCGCGCGAGCCGCGGACCACGGCGGGGCGCTGCCCGCCGGGCAGGCCGAGAAGATCGCGGACCATTACAGACAGCTGACCCGGGCCACTGTGGGCCAGGTCAACACCCATGCGTCCTGGACGGTCCCACTGTCTGCCGCAGACCCGGCACACTGA
- a CDS encoding CaiB/BaiF CoA transferase family protein: MADTPLLEGLHVVDLASFIAGPAAATMLGDFGADVVKVEPPHTGDSYRMLSRIPPNPRADGFNYPWQLDNRNKRSIALNLKSPGARPVLERLAKWADVLVTNFPPRTRAKLGLDYDDLTPLNPRLIYADVTGFGEEGPDAHLPGYDVTAYWARSGLMDYTRQRDGAPAMSVFGSGDHPTAVSLYAGIMTALYRREKTGEGARVTASLIAEGAWAAGMWLQAAVVGGKIPRPVDRTDPPNALTSAYRTADDRWLLLAFANEDKQVPLFLQAIGHPEAAQNPDFADTPSRHAHAAEIADLLDKTFETRTLAEWREVLDAADLTYGIAQTIDEFARDPQLTANRILVPMEDGSAEPPLTIDSPVRLDQERKVPPRPAPDLGEHTDSVLRDLGFDEAAITGLREAEVVD; the protein is encoded by the coding sequence ATGGCGGACACCCCCCTGCTGGAGGGACTCCACGTCGTGGACCTGGCCAGCTTCATCGCCGGTCCCGCCGCGGCCACAATGCTCGGCGACTTCGGCGCCGACGTCGTCAAAGTGGAACCACCCCACACCGGCGACTCCTACCGCATGCTCAGCCGCATCCCTCCCAACCCCCGCGCCGACGGATTCAACTACCCCTGGCAGCTGGACAACCGCAACAAGCGCAGCATCGCCCTCAACCTCAAGTCGCCTGGTGCCAGACCCGTACTGGAACGCCTGGCGAAGTGGGCCGATGTGCTGGTGACCAACTTCCCGCCCCGTACCCGGGCCAAGCTGGGCCTGGACTACGACGACCTGACACCACTCAACCCGCGGCTGATCTACGCCGACGTAACCGGCTTCGGCGAGGAAGGCCCGGACGCCCATCTGCCCGGCTACGACGTGACCGCGTACTGGGCGCGCAGCGGCCTGATGGACTACACACGCCAGCGCGACGGGGCACCCGCGATGTCGGTGTTCGGTTCCGGCGACCACCCCACGGCCGTCTCCCTGTACGCCGGCATCATGACCGCGCTGTACCGGCGGGAGAAGACCGGCGAGGGCGCCCGCGTCACGGCGTCGTTGATCGCCGAGGGCGCCTGGGCGGCCGGCATGTGGCTGCAAGCCGCAGTCGTCGGCGGCAAGATTCCTCGACCCGTCGACCGGACCGACCCGCCGAACGCACTCACCAGCGCCTACCGCACGGCGGACGACCGCTGGCTGTTGCTGGCCTTCGCCAACGAGGACAAACAGGTCCCCCTGTTCCTACAGGCCATCGGCCACCCCGAGGCGGCGCAGAACCCGGACTTCGCCGACACACCGAGTCGTCACGCCCACGCGGCCGAGATCGCCGACCTGCTCGACAAGACCTTCGAGACCCGGACCCTCGCCGAGTGGCGCGAAGTGCTCGACGCCGCCGACCTCACCTACGGAATCGCCCAGACGATCGACGAGTTCGCCCGCGATCCCCAACTGACAGCCAACCGCATCCTCGTCCCCATGGAGGACGGCAGCGCAGAGCCGCCCCTGACCATCGACAGCCCCGTACGACTGGACCAGGAACGGAAGGTCCCACCGCGCCCCGCCCCCGACCTGGGCGAACACACCGACTCAGTGCTCCGCGACCTCGGCTTCGACGAGGCCGCGATCACGGGCCTGCGCGAGGCGGAGGTAGTCGACTGA
- a CDS encoding crotonase/enoyl-CoA hydratase family protein — protein MTEASGTPAVRTEQHDGVFVITIDRPQARNAINGATARALAAAIDELESRDELLVGILTGANGVFSAGMDLKAFAKGDTPVIEGRGFGGITRIDIKTPLIAAVEGYALGGGTEMALACDMIIAARNATFGQTEVHYGIVPPEGGMVRLPERIPRNIALELLLTGDPLPAARAEQLGLVNHLTEPGEALAQAMELAYRVAHNAPLAITAVKRVVNERTAFRDQDALREQDRFVTPVLASQDAKEGARAFAEKRPPHWQGR, from the coding sequence ATGACCGAGGCTTCAGGCACCCCCGCGGTGCGCACCGAGCAGCACGACGGCGTCTTCGTGATCACCATCGACCGACCCCAGGCCCGCAACGCCATCAACGGCGCCACCGCGCGGGCGCTGGCCGCCGCCATCGACGAACTCGAGTCACGCGACGAACTCCTGGTCGGCATCCTCACCGGAGCAAACGGCGTCTTCAGCGCCGGCATGGACCTCAAGGCCTTCGCGAAAGGCGACACACCCGTCATCGAAGGACGCGGCTTCGGGGGCATCACCCGCATCGACATCAAGACCCCGCTGATCGCCGCCGTCGAGGGCTACGCGCTGGGCGGCGGCACCGAAATGGCCCTCGCCTGCGACATGATCATCGCCGCCCGTAACGCCACTTTCGGCCAGACCGAGGTCCATTACGGCATCGTGCCCCCCGAAGGAGGCATGGTCCGCCTCCCCGAACGCATCCCCCGCAACATCGCCCTGGAACTCCTGCTCACCGGCGACCCCCTGCCCGCCGCGCGTGCTGAGCAGCTCGGCCTCGTCAACCACCTTACCGAGCCGGGCGAGGCACTCGCCCAGGCCATGGAACTCGCCTACCGCGTCGCCCACAACGCCCCACTCGCCATCACGGCCGTCAAACGCGTCGTCAACGAGCGGACCGCGTTCCGTGATCAGGACGCCCTGCGCGAACAGGACCGGTTCGTCACGCCCGTACTTGCTTCCCAAGACGCGAAAGAAGGCGCCCGCGCCTTCGCGGAGAAGCGCCCACCCCACTGGCAGGGACGCTGA
- a CDS encoding LysR family transcriptional regulator, whose product MELRTLEYFIAVAEEQSFTKAAARCHVVQPAISQQIQALEKELGEALFERLPRQVVLTSGGAALLPHARACLAAAAAAVLEFADRSGLLGGSFALGTVGGLEGTCIPRLLGEYHRRYPRVAVSLTGASSPSLLAKVRNGEIDAAVVAGPPEGALAAVASRVLLEDRIVAVLPAGSRAANRPMPLDEVVRSPVISYGPDSGVHAFVREAFAAKGLRLDIAYATNDVALQVALVAERIGIALTSHASPVLSADPRFVVVTLEPAIRLRKVFVWRPGTRPSAPLRAFLDLWTELSDRPTRDGPATGATVGG is encoded by the coding sequence ATGGAGCTCCGGACCCTTGAGTACTTCATCGCGGTGGCGGAGGAGCAGTCGTTCACCAAGGCGGCGGCTCGCTGCCATGTCGTTCAGCCCGCGATCAGCCAGCAGATCCAGGCCCTGGAAAAGGAGCTGGGAGAGGCACTGTTCGAACGGCTGCCCCGACAGGTGGTCCTCACCTCCGGCGGCGCCGCCCTGCTGCCGCACGCCCGCGCCTGTCTGGCAGCCGCCGCGGCGGCCGTCCTGGAGTTCGCCGACCGTTCCGGTCTGCTCGGCGGCTCGTTCGCGCTCGGCACTGTCGGCGGCCTGGAAGGCACCTGTATACCCCGGCTGCTCGGGGAGTACCACCGCCGGTACCCGCGGGTCGCTGTGAGTCTCACCGGGGCGTCGAGCCCGTCTCTGCTGGCGAAGGTCCGTAATGGGGAGATCGACGCGGCCGTGGTCGCGGGGCCGCCCGAGGGCGCGCTCGCCGCCGTCGCGTCGCGGGTGCTCCTGGAGGACCGGATCGTCGCGGTCCTCCCCGCCGGAAGCCGGGCCGCGAACCGGCCGATGCCTCTTGACGAGGTGGTTCGGAGCCCGGTCATCAGCTACGGCCCCGACAGCGGGGTGCATGCGTTCGTCCGTGAGGCCTTCGCCGCCAAGGGGCTGCGGCTGGACATCGCCTACGCGACGAATGACGTTGCTCTCCAGGTCGCGTTGGTCGCGGAGCGGATCGGGATCGCCCTGACCTCCCATGCGAGTCCGGTGCTTTCCGCCGACCCGCGGTTCGTCGTCGTGACGCTGGAGCCGGCCATCCGGTTGCGGAAGGTGTTCGTCTGGAGACCTGGCACCCGGCCGAGCGCGCCGCTGCGGGCCTTTCTCGACCTGTGGACGGAGCTGTCCGACCGGCCGACGCGTGACGGGCCTGCCACCGGGGCCACCGTGGGTGGATGA
- the mdlC gene encoding benzoylformate decarboxylase translates to MTYDLLRTLKLTTVFGNPGSTEQPFLQEFPEDFTYILALQEASVIAMADTYAQVTRRPALVNVHSSAGLGNAVGNLVAAYHGNTPLIITSGQQHRELVIGEPYLGNREATTLPKPWVKWSYEPARAEDVPEAFMRAYAEALQPPTGPVYLSIPMDDWKRPLSGFARVRTVSDRVAPDTERLRGFADRISASCRPALVFGPEVDRSGGWDAAVALAEKLRAAVYGAPLLDRASFPEDHPLFCGPLGMSVKTIGDRLAGHDLVVVIGAEVFRYYPYVPGLYLPEGTELLQITGNQGVAAAARVGDSLLGDPMKAIELLLDMVAEGAARTAPEPMARPRELPQVPNSPLTPPEVYATLSRVRPSDAVIVNESTSTMAQQVEWLPTVRTGSFFATASGGIGWGTPAAVGVALGDQDRGVERPVVGLIGDGSFQYSVQAIWTAAQHNLPIVYVVMRNQEYSILKSFAVLEETPGVPGLDLPGIDIASVARGFGCRAVDVETTEDLEREFKAALAAGTTTVIVVPTQPQKAML, encoded by the coding sequence GTGACCTACGACCTGCTGCGGACCCTCAAACTCACCACGGTTTTCGGCAATCCCGGCTCCACCGAACAGCCCTTTCTGCAGGAATTCCCCGAGGACTTCACCTACATCCTGGCCCTGCAGGAGGCGTCCGTCATCGCGATGGCCGACACCTACGCCCAGGTAACCCGCCGCCCCGCACTGGTCAACGTGCACTCCTCGGCCGGGCTCGGTAACGCCGTGGGCAACCTGGTGGCGGCCTACCACGGAAACACGCCCCTGATCATCACCTCGGGTCAGCAGCACCGGGAACTGGTGATCGGGGAGCCGTATCTCGGCAACCGTGAGGCCACCACACTGCCGAAGCCGTGGGTGAAATGGTCCTACGAGCCGGCGCGTGCCGAAGACGTCCCCGAGGCCTTCATGCGGGCCTACGCGGAGGCGTTGCAGCCGCCGACGGGACCGGTCTACCTGTCGATTCCCATGGACGACTGGAAGCGTCCCCTCTCCGGTTTTGCCCGTGTGCGGACGGTGAGCGACCGCGTCGCCCCCGACACGGAGCGGCTGCGGGGCTTCGCCGACCGCATCTCCGCCAGCTGTCGTCCCGCGCTGGTCTTCGGGCCGGAGGTCGACCGCAGCGGCGGCTGGGACGCAGCCGTCGCGCTCGCGGAGAAGCTGCGCGCCGCCGTCTACGGAGCCCCGCTGCTGGACCGCGCCTCCTTCCCCGAAGACCACCCCCTCTTCTGCGGCCCGCTCGGCATGTCGGTGAAGACCATCGGCGACCGGCTGGCGGGACATGACCTGGTGGTGGTGATCGGCGCGGAGGTGTTCCGGTACTACCCCTACGTGCCCGGCCTGTACCTGCCGGAGGGCACGGAGCTTCTGCAGATCACCGGCAATCAGGGTGTTGCCGCGGCGGCGCGCGTGGGCGACAGCCTTCTGGGCGATCCCATGAAGGCGATCGAGTTGCTCCTGGACATGGTCGCGGAGGGGGCTGCGCGGACCGCTCCGGAGCCGATGGCGCGGCCCCGTGAGCTGCCGCAGGTGCCGAACAGCCCGCTCACTCCACCGGAGGTCTATGCCACCCTGAGCAGGGTGCGGCCGTCCGACGCGGTCATCGTCAACGAATCGACGTCCACGATGGCGCAGCAGGTCGAGTGGCTTCCGACGGTCAGGACCGGATCGTTCTTCGCCACGGCAAGCGGAGGTATCGGCTGGGGCACCCCGGCTGCGGTGGGGGTCGCGCTCGGCGACCAGGACAGGGGCGTCGAACGGCCGGTCGTCGGCCTGATCGGCGACGGCTCCTTCCAGTACTCCGTCCAGGCCATCTGGACGGCGGCGCAGCACAACCTTCCGATCGTCTACGTGGTCATGCGTAACCAGGAGTACTCCATCCTCAAGTCGTTCGCGGTGTTGGAGGAGACGCCGGGCGTTCCGGGACTCGACCTGCCTGGGATCGACATCGCCTCCGTGGCCCGCGGCTTCGGATGCCGTGCCGTCGACGTGGAGACCACCGAGGACCTGGAGCGAGAGTTCAAGGCAGCCCTGGCCGCCGGGACCACCACAGTCATCGTGGTGCCCACGCAACCCCAGAAGGCGATGTTGTAG
- a CDS encoding aromatic-ring hydroxylase C-terminal domain-containing protein, with amino-acid sequence MLPSLRRDQWGRPRGSPSDQPVRPAPRGRLPAARPHLRGRRRAPLAQAGLTVHRAALATPPPAWAKVRAALVRPDGHIAWAAESTDDATLTAAANMALAITNRT; translated from the coding sequence ATGCTCCCCAGTCTTCGTCGAGATCAGTGGGGTCGTCCTCGCGGATCTCCCAGCGACCAGCCTGTTCGGCCGGCGCCGCGCGGACGCCTGCCTGCCGCTCGACCTCACCTGCGAGGCAGACGGCGCGCTCCCCTCGCACAGGCGGGCCTGACAGTGCACCGCGCCGCGCTCGCGACGCCGCCCCCAGCATGGGCGAAGGTGCGCGCCGCACTTGTACGTCCCGACGGCCACATCGCCTGGGCGGCGGAGAGTACCGACGACGCGACCCTGACAGCCGCGGCAAACATGGCCCTGGCGATCACAAACCGCACATGA
- a CDS encoding alpha/beta fold hydrolase: MSTIRDIVLVHGGFVDGSGWRGVYDHLTDEGYRVAIVQNPTLSLAGDVAATHQVLDGLDGPAVLVGHSYGGVVITEAGSHPGVAALAYIAAFAPDKGESVSSLIADPPPGAPVPPILPPTNDRLFLDRDKFAASFAADVPLPTAAFMADSQVPWGVEALAGTISEPAWQHKPSWYLVATDDRMIPPTAQRAMSERAGATVTETPGSHAVYVSRPAVVAAVIARAARGLATHS, from the coding sequence ATGTCAACCATCAGGGACATCGTGCTCGTACACGGTGGCTTCGTGGACGGATCGGGCTGGCGGGGGGTCTACGACCACCTGACAGACGAGGGCTACCGGGTGGCCATCGTCCAGAACCCGACGCTGTCGCTGGCCGGTGATGTCGCCGCCACCCATCAGGTCCTCGACGGCCTCGACGGCCCCGCCGTGCTGGTCGGCCACTCCTACGGCGGAGTCGTCATCACCGAGGCCGGCAGCCACCCGGGGGTCGCCGCGCTCGCTTACATCGCCGCGTTCGCACCGGACAAGGGCGAGTCCGTCAGTTCCCTGATCGCCGACCCGCCGCCCGGTGCGCCGGTCCCGCCGATCCTGCCGCCGACAAACGATCGCCTGTTTCTGGACCGGGACAAATTCGCGGCCTCGTTCGCCGCCGACGTCCCTCTACCGACCGCCGCGTTCATGGCCGATTCCCAGGTCCCGTGGGGTGTCGAAGCCCTCGCAGGAACGATTTCCGAACCGGCCTGGCAGCACAAGCCGTCGTGGTACCTGGTCGCCACCGACGACCGCATGATCCCGCCGACCGCTCAGCGTGCCATGTCCGAGCGCGCCGGCGCGACCGTCACCGAGACCCCCGGCAGCCACGCCGTCTACGTCTCCCGCCCGGCCGTTGTGGCCGCTGTCATCGCCAGGGCCGCGCGCGGCCTCGCCACCCACTCGTAG